Proteins encoded within one genomic window of Bombus vancouverensis nearcticus chromosome 4, iyBomVanc1_principal, whole genome shotgun sequence:
- the p120ctn gene encoding adherens junction protein p120 isoform X2: MSNNQLVDSCLRVLQEKGPDMPQYTGQSDADYHGSNGQADTHSLHSSHLSVQEDPLLIRSHKQQTTQQVTNVSKVVREVSHMEPDPGAVSYMSVPLMSQDYQHADRRYPADSYMVGFEHYEPYLGYPPQPGYPGPHGIYMPRSHSPHSPHSPSEHSRASPPHEYLRKAAPYVEGGYNDIDPGLNPALQDHYRITPSPGGPGDQYDQISNSWNMDDSGEPSQHPHDENKVAYGYVSPSPYGPVGYGPGVGVGPVAVPSDVPGYDEGHPVPLTSGVPPGMFDDEVHLQRLQSRHPVVPGMASPLDDDQKSMRWRDPNLSEVIGFLSNPNNIIKANAAAYLQHLCYMDDPNKQKTRSLGGIPPLVQLLDHDNPDVYRNACGALRNLSYGRQNDENKRAIKNAGGVPALINLLRRTSDADVKELVTGVLWNLSSCEDLKKSIIDDGVTMVVNNIIIPHSGWDPSSSSGETCWSTVFRNASGVLRNVSSAGEYARKKLRECEGLVDALLYVVRSAIEKSNIGNKIVENCVCILRNLSYRCQEVEDPNYDKHPIQSTVQNRVAAPVKGENLGCFGGSKKKKDGQPVQKETTASRTTSPRTEPVRGMELLWQPEVVQSYLKLLQTCSNPETLEAAAGALQNLAACYWQPSIEIRAAVRKEKGLPILVELLRMEVDRVVCAVATALRNLAIDQRNKELIGKYAMRDLIQKLPSGNNQHDQGTSDDTIAAVLATLNEVIKKNAEFSRSLLDAGGVDRLMNITRQRQKYTPRVLKFAGQVLFTMWQHQELRDVYKKHGWKEQDFVTKTVAARNSGPNSPNNANSTLNRPMASQGSTRYEDRTIQRANMNSNNVGRPTIYQPQPKPGEPLYAQVNLEKKKKRQYELGVGQAQGQGPVVGSGVGVAAGAPTAGQWVADGVGVPDGSAATATVNVPPNSTAASAGDSWV; the protein is encoded by the exons ATGTCAAATAATCAGCTGGTTGACTCCTGTCT ACGCGTTCTCCAGGAGAAGGGCCCCGACATGCCGCAATACAC CGGACAGAGTGATGCAGATTACCACGGAAGTAACGGCCAGGCGGACACCCATTCGTTGCATTCGTCTCATTTGTCTGTCCAAGAGGATCCATTACTTATCCGCAGCCATAAGCAGCAAACTACTCAACAA GTGACAAACGTGTCGAAAGTTGTTCGCGAGGTATCACACATGGAGCCAGATCCAGGCGCAGTGAGTTACATGTCAGTTCCATTGATGTCTCAGGATTATCAGCACGCGGACCGGCGATACCCGGCGGACTCGTACATGGTCGGTTTTGAACATTACGAGCCGTACCTCGGTTATCCACCACAGCCAGGGTATCCGGGTCCGCATGGTATCTACATGCCACGCTCGCATTCTCCTCACAGTCCTCATAGTCCTTCTGAGCACAGTCGTGCCTCGCCTCCGCATG aATACCTACGTAAGGCGGCGCCATATGTGGAAGGCGGTTACAACGACATCGATCCAGGTTTGAACCCCGCGTTGCAAGATCATTATCGTATTACTCCTAGTCCTGGTGGTCCCGGAGATCAATATG ATCAAATCAGCAACTCTTGGAATATGGATGACTCTGGCGAACCCTCTCAGCATCCTCATG ACGAGAATAAAGTGGCTTACGGTTACGTGTCTCCGTCCCCTTATGGACCTGTTGGATACGGCCCTGGCGTCGGGGTAGGTCCAGTCGCAGTTCCTAGCGATGTGCCCGGTTACGACGAAGGCCATCCGGTCCCACTCACCTCTGGAGTTCCTCCGGGAATGTTTGACGACGAGGTTCATCTTCAACGGCTACAATCTCGACATCCGGTGGTGCCCGGCATGGCTAGTCCATTAGACGACGATCAGAAGTCCATGAGATGGCGAGATCCGAACTTGTCGGAGGTGATCGGCTTCCTGAGTAATCCGAACAACATCATCAAGGCGAACGCTGCCGCGTATCTGCAGCATCTATGCTACATGGACGATCCAAATAAGCAGAAGACGCGAAGTCTAGGTGGAATACCACCGTTAGTGCAATTATTGGATCACGATAATCCAGACGTGTATAGGAATGCATGTGGTGCGCTGCGGAATTTGTCTTACGGCAGACAGAATGACGAAAATAAGAGGGCTATCAAGAACGCCGGCGGTGTGCCGGCCTTGATCAATTTATTACGTAGGACGTCTGACGCGGACGTGAAGGAACTGGTGACGGGGGTTCTTTGGAATTTATCCTCGTGCGAG GACCTTAAGAAATCCATCATCGATGATGGCGTAACGATGGTGGTGAACAACATAATTATTCCGCACAGTGGCTGGGATCCAAGCTCCTCCAGTGGCGAGACATGCTGGTCGACCGTGTTCAGAAACGCATCTGGCGTCTTAAGAAACGTCTCTAGCGCTGGCGAGTATGCAAGGAAGAAACTGCGCGAGTGCGAAGGTTTGGTCGACGCTCTTCTTTACGTAGTACGATCCGCCATCGAGAAGTCGAACATCGGGAACAAGATCGTAGAGAACTGTGTGTGTATTCTGCGGAACCTGAGTTACCGGTGTCAGGAGGTGGAGGACCCAAACTACGACAAACATCCGATTCAGTCGACCGTTCAGAACAGGGTAGCTGCTCCAGTCAAAG GTGAAAATTTGGGTTGCTTTGGCGGCagcaagaagaagaaggatGGTCAACCAGTGCAAAAGGAAACGACCGCATCTCGCACTACCAGCCCTAGAACCGAACCCGTCAGAGGAATGGAGCTACTCTGGCAACCAGAAGTAGTACAGTCTTATTTGAAATTGCTGCAGACATGCTCAAATCCGGAGACTCTCGAGGCGGCGGCTGGGGCGCTTCAGAACCTCGCAGCCTGCTACTGGCAGCCAAGTATTGAAATTCGCGCGGCTGTGAGGAAGGAGAAGGGACTTCCCATTTTGGTGGAGTTGTTGCGGATGGAG GTGGACCGCGTAGTCTGTGCTGTGGCCACAGCTCTAAGAAATCTAGCGATAGACCAGCGTAACAAGGAGCTGATCGGAAAATACGCGATGCGTGATCTCATTCAGAAGTTACCTTCAGGAAATAACCAGCATGATCAAGGAACAAGTGACGACACAATCGCCGCCGTTCTCGCCACATTGAACGAAGTGATCAAGAAAAACGCCGAGTTCTCGCGATCTCTGTTGGATGCTGGCGGTGTCGACAGATTGATGAACATTACTAGGCAACGCCAGAAATACACGCCTCGTGTTCTTAAATTTGCAG GACAAGTTTTGTTCACAATGTGGCAGCACCAAGAGCTGAGAGACGTTTACAAGAAGCACGGCTGGAAAGAGCAAGATTTCGTCACGAAAACGGTGGCAGCACGAAATTCAGGGCCTAATTCACCTAACAATGCCAATAG CACCCTAAACCGACCGATGGCGAGTCAAGGGAGCACCAGATACGAGGACAGAACGATTCAGAGAGCGAACATGAATTCGAATAACGTCGGTCGACCCACTATATATCAGCCT CAACCGAAACCCGGTGAGCCGCTCTACGCGCAAGTTAACttggagaagaaaaagaagcggCAGTATGAGCTGGGGGTGGGCCAGGCGCAGGGTCAGGGCCCGGTCGTCGGCTCGGGAGTGGGCGTCGCGGCCGGTGCTCCCACGGCTGGTCAGTGGGTGGCCGATGGTGTTGGTGTTCCCGATGGCTCGGCCGCCACCGCAACGGTAAACGTTCCACCGAATTCGACTGCCGCCTCAGCCGGCGATTCCTGGGTATAA
- the p120ctn gene encoding adherens junction protein p120 isoform X5 produces the protein MSNNQLVDSCLRVLQEKGPDMPQYTGQSDADYHGSNGQADTHSLHSSHLSVQEDPLLIRSHKQQTTQQVTNVSKVVREVSHMEPDPGAVSYMSVPLMSQDYQHADRRYPADSYMVGFEHYEPYLGYPPQPGYPGPHGIYMPRSHSPHSPHSPSEHSRASPPHEYLRKAAPYVEGGYNDIDPGLNPALQDHYRITPSPGGPGDQYDENKVAYGYVSPSPYGPVGYGPGVGVGPVAVPSDVPGYDEGHPVPLTSGVPPGMFDDEVHLQRLQSRHPVVPGMASPLDDDQKSMRWRDPNLSEVIGFLSNPNNIIKANAAAYLQHLCYMDDPNKQKTRSLGGIPPLVQLLDHDNPDVYRNACGALRNLSYGRQNDENKRAIKNAGGVPALINLLRRTSDADVKELVTGVLWNLSSCEDLKKSIIDDGVTMVVNNIIIPHSGWDPSSSSGETCWSTVFRNASGVLRNVSSAGEYARKKLRECEGLVDALLYVVRSAIEKSNIGNKIVENCVCILRNLSYRCQEVEDPNYDKHPIQSTVQNRVAAPVKGENLGCFGGSKKKKDGQPVQKETTASRTTSPRTEPVRGMELLWQPEVVQSYLKLLQTCSNPETLEAAAGALQNLAACYWQPSIEIRAAVRKEKGLPILVELLRMEVDRVVCAVATALRNLAIDQRNKELIGKYAMRDLIQKLPSGNNQHDQGTSDDTIAAVLATLNEVIKKNAEFSRSLLDAGGVDRLMNITRQRQKYTPRVLKFAGQVLFTMWQHQELRDVYKKHGWKEQDFVTKTVAARNSGPNSPNNANSTLNRPMASQGSTRYEDRTIQRANMNSNNVGRPTIYQPQPKPGEPLYAQVNLEKKKKRQYELGVGQAQGQGPVVGSGVGVAAGAPTAGQWVADGVGVPDGSAATATVNVPPNSTAASAGDSWV, from the exons ATGTCAAATAATCAGCTGGTTGACTCCTGTCT ACGCGTTCTCCAGGAGAAGGGCCCCGACATGCCGCAATACAC CGGACAGAGTGATGCAGATTACCACGGAAGTAACGGCCAGGCGGACACCCATTCGTTGCATTCGTCTCATTTGTCTGTCCAAGAGGATCCATTACTTATCCGCAGCCATAAGCAGCAAACTACTCAACAA GTGACAAACGTGTCGAAAGTTGTTCGCGAGGTATCACACATGGAGCCAGATCCAGGCGCAGTGAGTTACATGTCAGTTCCATTGATGTCTCAGGATTATCAGCACGCGGACCGGCGATACCCGGCGGACTCGTACATGGTCGGTTTTGAACATTACGAGCCGTACCTCGGTTATCCACCACAGCCAGGGTATCCGGGTCCGCATGGTATCTACATGCCACGCTCGCATTCTCCTCACAGTCCTCATAGTCCTTCTGAGCACAGTCGTGCCTCGCCTCCGCATG aATACCTACGTAAGGCGGCGCCATATGTGGAAGGCGGTTACAACGACATCGATCCAGGTTTGAACCCCGCGTTGCAAGATCATTATCGTATTACTCCTAGTCCTGGTGGTCCCGGAGATCAATATG ACGAGAATAAAGTGGCTTACGGTTACGTGTCTCCGTCCCCTTATGGACCTGTTGGATACGGCCCTGGCGTCGGGGTAGGTCCAGTCGCAGTTCCTAGCGATGTGCCCGGTTACGACGAAGGCCATCCGGTCCCACTCACCTCTGGAGTTCCTCCGGGAATGTTTGACGACGAGGTTCATCTTCAACGGCTACAATCTCGACATCCGGTGGTGCCCGGCATGGCTAGTCCATTAGACGACGATCAGAAGTCCATGAGATGGCGAGATCCGAACTTGTCGGAGGTGATCGGCTTCCTGAGTAATCCGAACAACATCATCAAGGCGAACGCTGCCGCGTATCTGCAGCATCTATGCTACATGGACGATCCAAATAAGCAGAAGACGCGAAGTCTAGGTGGAATACCACCGTTAGTGCAATTATTGGATCACGATAATCCAGACGTGTATAGGAATGCATGTGGTGCGCTGCGGAATTTGTCTTACGGCAGACAGAATGACGAAAATAAGAGGGCTATCAAGAACGCCGGCGGTGTGCCGGCCTTGATCAATTTATTACGTAGGACGTCTGACGCGGACGTGAAGGAACTGGTGACGGGGGTTCTTTGGAATTTATCCTCGTGCGAG GACCTTAAGAAATCCATCATCGATGATGGCGTAACGATGGTGGTGAACAACATAATTATTCCGCACAGTGGCTGGGATCCAAGCTCCTCCAGTGGCGAGACATGCTGGTCGACCGTGTTCAGAAACGCATCTGGCGTCTTAAGAAACGTCTCTAGCGCTGGCGAGTATGCAAGGAAGAAACTGCGCGAGTGCGAAGGTTTGGTCGACGCTCTTCTTTACGTAGTACGATCCGCCATCGAGAAGTCGAACATCGGGAACAAGATCGTAGAGAACTGTGTGTGTATTCTGCGGAACCTGAGTTACCGGTGTCAGGAGGTGGAGGACCCAAACTACGACAAACATCCGATTCAGTCGACCGTTCAGAACAGGGTAGCTGCTCCAGTCAAAG GTGAAAATTTGGGTTGCTTTGGCGGCagcaagaagaagaaggatGGTCAACCAGTGCAAAAGGAAACGACCGCATCTCGCACTACCAGCCCTAGAACCGAACCCGTCAGAGGAATGGAGCTACTCTGGCAACCAGAAGTAGTACAGTCTTATTTGAAATTGCTGCAGACATGCTCAAATCCGGAGACTCTCGAGGCGGCGGCTGGGGCGCTTCAGAACCTCGCAGCCTGCTACTGGCAGCCAAGTATTGAAATTCGCGCGGCTGTGAGGAAGGAGAAGGGACTTCCCATTTTGGTGGAGTTGTTGCGGATGGAG GTGGACCGCGTAGTCTGTGCTGTGGCCACAGCTCTAAGAAATCTAGCGATAGACCAGCGTAACAAGGAGCTGATCGGAAAATACGCGATGCGTGATCTCATTCAGAAGTTACCTTCAGGAAATAACCAGCATGATCAAGGAACAAGTGACGACACAATCGCCGCCGTTCTCGCCACATTGAACGAAGTGATCAAGAAAAACGCCGAGTTCTCGCGATCTCTGTTGGATGCTGGCGGTGTCGACAGATTGATGAACATTACTAGGCAACGCCAGAAATACACGCCTCGTGTTCTTAAATTTGCAG GACAAGTTTTGTTCACAATGTGGCAGCACCAAGAGCTGAGAGACGTTTACAAGAAGCACGGCTGGAAAGAGCAAGATTTCGTCACGAAAACGGTGGCAGCACGAAATTCAGGGCCTAATTCACCTAACAATGCCAATAG CACCCTAAACCGACCGATGGCGAGTCAAGGGAGCACCAGATACGAGGACAGAACGATTCAGAGAGCGAACATGAATTCGAATAACGTCGGTCGACCCACTATATATCAGCCT CAACCGAAACCCGGTGAGCCGCTCTACGCGCAAGTTAACttggagaagaaaaagaagcggCAGTATGAGCTGGGGGTGGGCCAGGCGCAGGGTCAGGGCCCGGTCGTCGGCTCGGGAGTGGGCGTCGCGGCCGGTGCTCCCACGGCTGGTCAGTGGGTGGCCGATGGTGTTGGTGTTCCCGATGGCTCGGCCGCCACCGCAACGGTAAACGTTCCACCGAATTCGACTGCCGCCTCAGCCGGCGATTCCTGGGTATAA
- the p120ctn gene encoding adherens junction protein p120 isoform X3, with translation MSNNQLVDSCLRVLQEKGPDMPQYTGQSDADYHGSNGQADTHSLHSSHLSVQEDPLLIRSHKQQTTQQVTNVSKVVREVSHMEPDPGAVSYMSVPLMSQDYQHADRRYPADSYMVGFEHYEPYLGYPPQPGYPGPHGIYMPRSHSPHSPHSPSEHSRASPPHEYLRKAAPYVEGGYNDIDPGLNPALQDHYRITPSPGGPGDQYDENKVAYGYVSPSPYGPVGYGPGVGVGPVAVPSDVPGYDEGHPVPLTSGVPPGMFDDEVHLQRLQSRHPVVPGMASPLDDDQKSMRWRDPNLSEVIGFLSNPNNIIKANAAAYLQHLCYMDDPNKQKTRSLGGIPPLVQLLDHDNPDVYRNACGALRNLSYGRQNDENKRAIKNAGGVPALINLLRRTSDADVKELVTGVLWNLSSCEDLKKSIIDDGVTMVVNNIIIPHSGWDPSSSSGETCWSTVFRNASGVLRNVSSAGEYARKKLRECEGLVDALLYVVRSAIEKSNIGNKIVENCVCILRNLSYRCQEVEDPNYDKHPIQSTVQNRVAAPVKGENLGCFGGSKKKKDGQPVQKETTASRTTSPRTEPVRGMELLWQPEVVQSYLKLLQTCSNPETLEAAAGALQNLAACYWQPSIEIRAAVRKEKGLPILVELLRMEVDRVVCAVATALRNLAIDQRNKELIGKYAMRDLIQKLPSGNNQHDQGTSDDTIAAVLATLNEVIKKNAEFSRSLLDAGGVDRLMNITRQRQKYTPRVLKFAGQVLFTMWQHQELRDVYKKHGWKEQDFVTKTVAARNSGPNSPNNANSYDCSTLNRPMASQGSTRYEDRTIQRANMNSNNVGRPTIYQPQPKPGEPLYAQVNLEKKKKRQYELGVGQAQGQGPVVGSGVGVAAGAPTAGQWVADGVGVPDGSAATATVNVPPNSTAASAGDSWV, from the exons ATGTCAAATAATCAGCTGGTTGACTCCTGTCT ACGCGTTCTCCAGGAGAAGGGCCCCGACATGCCGCAATACAC CGGACAGAGTGATGCAGATTACCACGGAAGTAACGGCCAGGCGGACACCCATTCGTTGCATTCGTCTCATTTGTCTGTCCAAGAGGATCCATTACTTATCCGCAGCCATAAGCAGCAAACTACTCAACAA GTGACAAACGTGTCGAAAGTTGTTCGCGAGGTATCACACATGGAGCCAGATCCAGGCGCAGTGAGTTACATGTCAGTTCCATTGATGTCTCAGGATTATCAGCACGCGGACCGGCGATACCCGGCGGACTCGTACATGGTCGGTTTTGAACATTACGAGCCGTACCTCGGTTATCCACCACAGCCAGGGTATCCGGGTCCGCATGGTATCTACATGCCACGCTCGCATTCTCCTCACAGTCCTCATAGTCCTTCTGAGCACAGTCGTGCCTCGCCTCCGCATG aATACCTACGTAAGGCGGCGCCATATGTGGAAGGCGGTTACAACGACATCGATCCAGGTTTGAACCCCGCGTTGCAAGATCATTATCGTATTACTCCTAGTCCTGGTGGTCCCGGAGATCAATATG ACGAGAATAAAGTGGCTTACGGTTACGTGTCTCCGTCCCCTTATGGACCTGTTGGATACGGCCCTGGCGTCGGGGTAGGTCCAGTCGCAGTTCCTAGCGATGTGCCCGGTTACGACGAAGGCCATCCGGTCCCACTCACCTCTGGAGTTCCTCCGGGAATGTTTGACGACGAGGTTCATCTTCAACGGCTACAATCTCGACATCCGGTGGTGCCCGGCATGGCTAGTCCATTAGACGACGATCAGAAGTCCATGAGATGGCGAGATCCGAACTTGTCGGAGGTGATCGGCTTCCTGAGTAATCCGAACAACATCATCAAGGCGAACGCTGCCGCGTATCTGCAGCATCTATGCTACATGGACGATCCAAATAAGCAGAAGACGCGAAGTCTAGGTGGAATACCACCGTTAGTGCAATTATTGGATCACGATAATCCAGACGTGTATAGGAATGCATGTGGTGCGCTGCGGAATTTGTCTTACGGCAGACAGAATGACGAAAATAAGAGGGCTATCAAGAACGCCGGCGGTGTGCCGGCCTTGATCAATTTATTACGTAGGACGTCTGACGCGGACGTGAAGGAACTGGTGACGGGGGTTCTTTGGAATTTATCCTCGTGCGAG GACCTTAAGAAATCCATCATCGATGATGGCGTAACGATGGTGGTGAACAACATAATTATTCCGCACAGTGGCTGGGATCCAAGCTCCTCCAGTGGCGAGACATGCTGGTCGACCGTGTTCAGAAACGCATCTGGCGTCTTAAGAAACGTCTCTAGCGCTGGCGAGTATGCAAGGAAGAAACTGCGCGAGTGCGAAGGTTTGGTCGACGCTCTTCTTTACGTAGTACGATCCGCCATCGAGAAGTCGAACATCGGGAACAAGATCGTAGAGAACTGTGTGTGTATTCTGCGGAACCTGAGTTACCGGTGTCAGGAGGTGGAGGACCCAAACTACGACAAACATCCGATTCAGTCGACCGTTCAGAACAGGGTAGCTGCTCCAGTCAAAG GTGAAAATTTGGGTTGCTTTGGCGGCagcaagaagaagaaggatGGTCAACCAGTGCAAAAGGAAACGACCGCATCTCGCACTACCAGCCCTAGAACCGAACCCGTCAGAGGAATGGAGCTACTCTGGCAACCAGAAGTAGTACAGTCTTATTTGAAATTGCTGCAGACATGCTCAAATCCGGAGACTCTCGAGGCGGCGGCTGGGGCGCTTCAGAACCTCGCAGCCTGCTACTGGCAGCCAAGTATTGAAATTCGCGCGGCTGTGAGGAAGGAGAAGGGACTTCCCATTTTGGTGGAGTTGTTGCGGATGGAG GTGGACCGCGTAGTCTGTGCTGTGGCCACAGCTCTAAGAAATCTAGCGATAGACCAGCGTAACAAGGAGCTGATCGGAAAATACGCGATGCGTGATCTCATTCAGAAGTTACCTTCAGGAAATAACCAGCATGATCAAGGAACAAGTGACGACACAATCGCCGCCGTTCTCGCCACATTGAACGAAGTGATCAAGAAAAACGCCGAGTTCTCGCGATCTCTGTTGGATGCTGGCGGTGTCGACAGATTGATGAACATTACTAGGCAACGCCAGAAATACACGCCTCGTGTTCTTAAATTTGCAG GACAAGTTTTGTTCACAATGTGGCAGCACCAAGAGCTGAGAGACGTTTACAAGAAGCACGGCTGGAAAGAGCAAGATTTCGTCACGAAAACGGTGGCAGCACGAAATTCAGGGCCTAATTCACCTAACAATGCCAATAG CTATGATTGTAGCACCCTAAACCGACCGATGGCGAGTCAAGGGAGCACCAGATACGAGGACAGAACGATTCAGAGAGCGAACATGAATTCGAATAACGTCGGTCGACCCACTATATATCAGCCT CAACCGAAACCCGGTGAGCCGCTCTACGCGCAAGTTAACttggagaagaaaaagaagcggCAGTATGAGCTGGGGGTGGGCCAGGCGCAGGGTCAGGGCCCGGTCGTCGGCTCGGGAGTGGGCGTCGCGGCCGGTGCTCCCACGGCTGGTCAGTGGGTGGCCGATGGTGTTGGTGTTCCCGATGGCTCGGCCGCCACCGCAACGGTAAACGTTCCACCGAATTCGACTGCCGCCTCAGCCGGCGATTCCTGGGTATAA